The uncultured Bacteroides sp. genome includes the window TTGGAAATTAGAATGAACATTGTACGTTTAATAAGCCTCAAAAAAAGCATCTTTATAGCGATTGCATGAACGCAAGATATATTATCTCATTTTGCCTGCAATAAAATATCTTTCACTTCCAGAATATTTTTATCATATCCGCTTACTGAAGTACGAATCATGGCACAAGCAACTTGTTGTAGGTTACATGCCGAAAAAAAAGGACTCAACACCGGATACAACAATTTGATATAACGGTTATATCCTTTAAAGTTATGCTGACCTTTAGAAGGTTTTATCAATCCCGGACGGAAGTTATACTGCCTGCCGGGAAAAAGTTCTTTCAGTTCGTTCTCTGTCCGCCCCTTCACGCGTGCCCACATTAGCTTACCCTGTTCTGTACTATCGGTGTGACTGCCGGATACAAAAATAAAGACCATATCAGAATTAATTTCCTTCAACGTTCGTGCAAACTGCATCGTGGTGTCATAAGTTATTTTGGTGTAATCCATTTCGCTCATACCCAGCGAACTGATTCCTGCACAATAGAAACAAGCATCATACCCAATCAGTTGTTCCTTTACGCCAGCAAGGTTCAGAAAATCGGCCACGACTAATTCCTTCAACTTGGGATGGACAAGGTCAAAATGCCTACGATTAATCATCAACACTTCAGAAACAGTCGGATTTTCCAAACACTCTAACAAAACACCTTCACCCACCATACCGGTAGCCCCGGTAAGCATTATTTTTATGTTGTTTGAATTCATATTATCACTAATCTTTGTTATCAAATTAATTTGGGCACAAAGATAGAACGGAAATCAGGTATAATAGTTTGCTCAAAGGTTCAAAATTCCTTTACTCAGAAGCTCATTTGAAAGCAACGATTGAATTATTACTTCAACCACATAGGTTTCTCCTCAATTATCTCTTTGTACACAGGGCAGGAAGCATCATGGGCTCCGGGCAGATAACCGATACTCATCAAAAACTCGCCGACAATTTCGCCGCCGGTAAACT containing:
- a CDS encoding NAD-dependent epimerase/dehydratase family protein — translated: MNSNNIKIMLTGATGMVGEGVLLECLENPTVSEVLMINRRHFDLVHPKLKELVVADFLNLAGVKEQLIGYDACFYCAGISSLGMSEMDYTKITYDTTMQFARTLKEINSDMVFIFVSGSHTDSTEQGKLMWARVKGRTENELKELFPGRQYNFRPGLIKPSKGQHNFKGYNRYIKLLYPVLSPFFSACNLQQVACAMIRTSVSGYDKNILEVKDILLQAK